A stretch of the Pleurodeles waltl isolate 20211129_DDA chromosome 2_1, aPleWal1.hap1.20221129, whole genome shotgun sequence genome encodes the following:
- the LOC138268560 gene encoding E3 ubiquitin-protein ligase NHLRC1-like, which yields MAVSASPSKQIRTMKDLLYETEIHLLECKVCFEKFSQQQEHRPRNLPCGHIICQECVCSLALPRNPRLECPFCRKACRASETSDCLPVLHLIEILSSVVTDPFPSAAGDAVGGHVESLAPAGCTLNLAFGGWGKLINPTGLAVCQNSGCVVVAHDGKKRINVLSSTGTCIQQFGVKGEFSCDVKYALDVAVTLDGYIVVTDAGDRSVKVFDFNGRSKLVIKESFCLPWGVDINSQNEMLVTDSDAGALCLVVADFRKGTLKKNLKIFTNLCHPRGVAVCPSNGAIVVIEHLKAAGRNATTTRIKIFSSALKLIGQVDSFGFGLLLSSELHATAVAFDRQANILVADAHNRVVFGLGKLEEFPSFRPIVTHGLSYPVALTCTADNSLLVLDSGDHSVKISSRR from the coding sequence ATGGCAGTGTCCGCGAGTCCGTCAAAACAAATCCGGACAATGAAGGATCTGCTGTACGAAACGGAGATCCATCTATTAGAATGCAAAGTCTGCTTTGAAAAATTCAGCCAGCAGCAGGAACACAGGCCCAGGAACTTACCCTGTGGCCACATTATCTGTCAGGAATGTGTTTGCTCTCTAGCCCTGCCCAGGAATCCAAGGCTAGAGTGCCCGTTCTGTCGTAAGGCCTGCAGAGCCTCTGAAACCAGCGACTGCCTTCCTGTGCTGCACCTCATAGAGATCCTGAGCTCTGTGGTTACAGACCCTTTCCCCTCAGCAGCAGGCGATGCAGTGGGAGGCCACGTGGAGAGTCTCGCGCCAGCTGGATGCACGCTTAACCTCGCCTTtggaggctgggggaagctaaTCAACCCTACAGGCCTAGCGGTGTGTCAGAACTCTGGCTGTGTGGTGGTGGCACACGATGGAAAGAAAAGAATCAATGTCTTGAGCTCCACTGGCACGTGCATTCAGCAGTTTGGGGTCAAGGGAGAGTTCAGCTGCGACGTCAAATACGCACTCGACGTGGCAGTCACTCTGGACGGCTATATCGTGGTCACTGATGCAGGGGACCGTTCCGTTAAGGTGTTTGATTTCAACGGAAGGAGCAAGTTGGTCATCAAAGAGAGTTTCTGCCTGCCTTGGGGTGTGGACATCAACTCTCAAAATGAAATGTTGGTAACGGACTCCGACGCTGGTGCTCTTTGCCTCGTGGTGGCTGACTTCAGAAAAGGGACGCTGAAGAAGAACCTGAAAATCTTTACAAATCTCTGTCACCCGCGGGGAGTAGCAGTTTGTCCAAGCAATGGCGCTATTGTTGTAATAGAGCACCTGAAGGCCGCGGGGAGGAATGCCACCACTACACGGATAAAAATCTTCAGCAGCGCCTTGAAACTCATCGGCCAGGTAGACAGCTTCGGCTTCGGCCTCCTGCTGTCGTCTGAGCTGCATGCGACTGCAGTGGCCTTTGACCGACAGGCAAATATCCTGGTGGCAGACGCACATAACCGGGTTGTGTTTGGTCTAGGGAAACTAGAAGAATTTCCATCCTTTAGACCCATTGTGACTCATGGGCTTTCTTATCCAGTGGCTCTGACATGCACAGCCGATAATTCTTTACTTGTATTAGACAGTGGAGACCATTCTGTGAAAATATCTTCAAGGCGCTGA